The DNA region GGAATTTGATTACGTTTATATTACCGGACTTTTTGACGGTCATTGGGGGCATCGTAAAAGGAGGAAGAATTTTAATCTTCCAATCGATGTCTTTTTAGAAGTCGGACTTGAGGATGAACGCCGGCTTTTCTATGTGGCTTTGACTCGGGCCAAGAGAGAGATCTTTTTGAGCTTTTCCCGTGAAGACCAAAATCAAAAACTTCGTTTGCCTTCCCAGTTTATTTCGGAAATTAATCCAAAACTAGTCAAGGAAATTAAGACCGCCTCACTTGAATCCGAATTCTTGAAAAAAGTTGTTTTGAAAAAGCCGGTGAAAAAGCCCGCAGAGAACGATATTTTTAAAGACGAAGTCTTTTTGGCAAATATGTTTTTTGATCAAGGGCTTTCGGTCAGTGCTTTGAATAATTATCTAGAATGTCCGTGGAAATATTTTTTTGAAAATCTCCTGCGACTTCCTAAGGCGCCGAACAAAAATCAGATGTATGGCACCGCGGTCCATTTGGCTTTTGAAGAATTTTTTAAACGATATCGCAACAATGAAAAACCAAACTCCAAAGACTTAATAGTTTTTTTTGAAAATGCCTTAAGAAGACAACCTTTAGATAAAAATGATTACGAAGATGCTTTGAAAAAAGGTAGAAAATCACTTTCAGCTTATTATGATTTTTATAAAAACAGTTGGCCAAAAAATATCAAGACCGAGTTTACTATAAATGGTGTGATTTTGGGTGAGGTAAAAATTGGTAGTAAAAAAAGGGAATTAGTCCTGCGCGGCAAGCTTGATAAGCTAGAATTTATTGGGGTGTCTGATAGGGAAGTTAATGTCGTTGATTACAAGACTTCTAAACCAAAGAGTCGTAATGATATACTCGGAAAAACCAAACATTCTTCGGGCAATCTTTACCGTCAGCTCGTATTCTACAAACTACTTTTAAATCAATTTGCCGATGGGCGATACAAAATGGTGTCTGGCGAGATTGACTTTATTGAGCCGAATCAAACCGGTCGTTTCAAGAAAGAGAAGTTTTTTATTGGAGATAATGAAGTCGAAGATTTAGTATCGCTTGCAAAAGAAAAAGCGACGGAAATCGCCACTCTTTCTTTTTGGGATAAGACTTGCTCTGACTCACACTGTAAATATTGTCTCTTGAAGAAGTCTGTTGTATCAAGACGCTAGTTAGATATTTTTTAGCGCTTCCTCCACGACTTGTTTGGCGCTTTCATAAGGTAGGGCACCCGGAATAACTGCCATCGGTTCATTTTTAGCGTTTACAATCAAAGTGTAAGGTGTGCCTTGCGCACCGGCATTTGCGGCATTTTGTCTTTCAGCCAAAATCTTTTCTTCAAATTTTCTGCTTTCTTGGCATGTTCTAAATTTTTCCATATCTAGCCCTACTCCTTTTGCAACAGTTTCTATAGAAGCACTGACAGGAAATCTGGCGTTGTCGTTTTTAGCGGTAAACATAGCATCAATAAATTTCCAGAACATTTCATTTCCTCCTTGGTCGGCGGCGCATTCCGTAGCATGGGCTTCAGTGACTGATTCGGGTCCCAATATTGCAAAGTGACGATAGACCCAAGCTACTTTGCCTTCCGGCGCGAAATCAGCCATCAACATTTTCATTGTTTGGTGGAAGGCTCGGCAATAAGGGCATTGGGTATCAGAATACTCGACAAGTTTTATTGGAGCACTCGGGTTACCAAATATGTGATCACCCTCACTAACGGGGCTCATCTTTTCGAAAGAGGGCTCTTCAGCGTCATTACTTACTCTGTCACCATTTCCTCCAAAATATAAAGCTCCGGCTATCAATCCTCCGGCAATGATTATTGCCAAAGGCAGAAAAATTTTATTTTGCATAGTTTTATCTATTTAAATTTTAAAAGGTAAACGAATCTTATCATACAAAAAAATAAAGTCCATTTTGGCGTTTTAGCCGTTTAAAATGGCAGTGCCCCGGTTGTTCCGTTTTGTTCAGATTCTTGCCAGCTTTTAACATCTAGCTTAATTTCCATAATTTTGCCACCCTCGGCAAATTTGAGCTCGCTGTTTTTTAATGCATATTCGTAGATTTCTTTGGTAATTTTTACATCATCAAGGCAATATTTTTTGACTTTTTCAACCTCACCTTTTTTCCACCACTCGGTAGCTTGCAGTCCAAAACCTGATTTTCTAATTCCCAACGTACCTTCGGCAATTTGATCAAGCTTCATACGTCTTCCGAAACTTTCTTTTATCTCTTTCAGAATATCCAAACTTTTGATTTTAGTCAGGTCTCCCGGATAATATTTGTTTAAGAGCGGGATATCAAAGTGGTCGCTGTTAAAGCCGATTAACAGATTGGCACGGCTTAAAATTGGCCACAGTTTGTTAAATTCTTCTTCTAAAAAAGTTTTATATTCTCCGCTTCGGTAATCGTATATTCCGACGACCGAAATATCCAGCGCCGCCGGGTTTCTTTCGCCGACATCAGAAAATATATTTTTGGTTTCAATATCAAAAACAATCTTGGACATAAGAATTCGGATTTTTTAGCTCAAATTTTTCTTTACAAAATCTGCTATTTCTCCCACGCTTAAATCTGTTTCCTCTCCGCTTTCAAGATTTTTAACCTTAAATCTGTTTGATTTTATCTCATTTTCTCCGAGGCAGACAATGAAAGGTATTTTCTTTTTAGCTGCAGTTTTTATCTGGTCACCGGTTTTTTTGGTGGTTAAATCTACTGCTGAATTTATTCCTTGTTTTCTTAAATCTTGGGCAAGTCTATTTGCTTCATCAGTAAATTTCTGATCAAGTCGGCAAATATAGATTTGAGTCTGACTTCTGTAATCAGGAAGCAGGTTGTGGGTTTCTAGAAAATCAAGCAGGGTTACATCTCCGGCGCCAAAGCCCACTGCCGGTATGCTTGCCTCACCAAAAATTTGCAGAAGTTCGTCAAATCGTCCGCCACCAAATAGCGATCGGCTGTTTTTAGGATTGGTATCAAATATTTCAAAAATCGTGCCGGTGTAATAATCAAAACCTCGCATCAGATTTTGATTGAACTCAATGTTTTTGATTCCGAACTTGTATAGTCCGTCGATTAGTGCGGTCAATTCTTTGATTTCCGGACTTTGTTCCCCGAGTAGATCAATCATTTTTTTATTTGAATCCATGATCTCTATAAATCTTTCAGCTTTTTCTTGTAGTAGAGTTTCTGCTGCGGTTTTAAATTCGTTTTCCGAAATTTTGTCTCTTTTGTCTATAACTTTTGAGATTTTATATTTTTGTTCAGAATTAAGGCCGAGTTTTTCAAAAGTCAT from Candidatus Paceibacterota bacterium includes:
- the hisS gene encoding histidine--tRNA ligase, encoding MSKKMVNTEPYKGVRDFYPEDLFIQKYLFQKMRETVESFGYEEYGASILEPAELYRAKSGEEIVNEQTYTFLDRGEREVTLRPEMTPTLARMVAKRKRDLAFPLRWYSIPNLFRYENTQRGRLREHFQLNVDIFGGEPREADLEILILAYSLLKNLGAKDEDFKIIINNRKVAEMTFEKLGLNSEQKYKISKVIDKRDKISENEFKTAAETLLQEKAERFIEIMDSNKKMIDLLGEQSPEIKELTALIDGLYKFGIKNIEFNQNLMRGFDYYTGTIFEIFDTNPKNSRSLFGGGRFDELLQIFGEASIPAVGFGAGDVTLLDFLETHNLLPDYRSQTQIYICRLDQKFTDEANRLAQDLRKQGINSAVDLTTKKTGDQIKTAAKKKIPFIVCLGENEIKSNRFKVKNLESGEETDLSVGEIADFVKKNLS
- a CDS encoding thioredoxin domain-containing protein; translation: MQNKIFLPLAIIIAGGLIAGALYFGGNGDRVSNDAEEPSFEKMSPVSEGDHIFGNPSAPIKLVEYSDTQCPYCRAFHQTMKMLMADFAPEGKVAWVYRHFAILGPESVTEAHATECAADQGGNEMFWKFIDAMFTAKNDNARFPVSASIETVAKGVGLDMEKFRTCQESRKFEEKILAERQNAANAGAQGTPYTLIVNAKNEPMAVIPGALPYESAKQVVEEALKNI
- a CDS encoding ribonuclease H-like domain-containing protein, whose protein sequence is MSKIVFDIETKNIFSDVGERNPAALDISVVGIYDYRSGEYKTFLEEEFNKLWPILSRANLLIGFNSDHFDIPLLNKYYPGDLTKIKSLDILKEIKESFGRRMKLDQIAEGTLGIRKSGFGLQATEWWKKGEVEKVKKYCLDDVKITKEIYEYALKNSELKFAEGGKIMEIKLDVKSWQESEQNGTTGALPF